From the Comamonas odontotermitis genome, one window contains:
- a CDS encoding LysR family transcriptional regulator, whose amino-acid sequence MPNLRAIETFVKALEGGSIASAARQLGISPAAASQNLARLERELGTRLITRTTRSLALTEAGERYLARVAPVLDELEKAQSDASLAQGELHGRLRVACMAAFGRHILAPLLPAFKHRHPLLSLELLVTDRHVDVLKEDVDISLCYRDVLEPGMSVRPLTEVPRILCASPAYLIQHGHPQVAEDLLQHDCLLYRRERDGRTMRWPFFRDGRRTDPPLKIAAIGTDIDTVTALAAAGGGIAWVGAFVARLHIQEGRLVPLALKPAGRRQKGQLEFRAETLDFFACFRDRKYVPAKVRAFVDFLLEALPEHPSLKRLPDHAG is encoded by the coding sequence GGCTCGATCGCCTCTGCCGCGCGCCAGTTGGGAATCTCCCCGGCCGCCGCCAGCCAGAACCTCGCGCGTCTGGAGCGCGAACTGGGTACGCGCCTCATTACACGCACGACGCGTTCCCTGGCACTCACAGAAGCTGGTGAACGCTATCTGGCCCGTGTGGCCCCGGTGCTGGACGAGCTCGAAAAGGCCCAGTCTGATGCATCCCTGGCTCAAGGAGAACTGCATGGGCGCCTGCGGGTGGCCTGCATGGCGGCGTTTGGCCGCCATATCCTTGCGCCACTGCTGCCGGCCTTCAAGCATCGCCATCCCCTGTTGAGTCTGGAGTTGCTGGTCACCGATCGCCACGTGGATGTACTCAAGGAGGATGTGGACATCAGCCTCTGCTACCGCGACGTGCTGGAGCCTGGCATGTCGGTGCGGCCACTGACGGAGGTGCCTCGAATCCTATGCGCCTCGCCCGCATATCTGATACAACATGGTCATCCGCAGGTGGCCGAGGATCTGCTGCAGCACGATTGCCTGCTCTATCGGCGCGAGCGCGATGGCCGCACCATGCGCTGGCCTTTCTTTCGCGACGGGCGGCGCACAGATCCGCCGCTGAAGATCGCTGCCATAGGCACCGACATCGACACCGTGACGGCGCTTGCCGCAGCGGGTGGCGGCATTGCCTGGGTGGGCGCCTTCGTCGCCCGCCTCCATATACAGGAGGGTCGGCTTGTGCCTCTGGCGCTCAAACCTGCTGGCAGAAGGCAGAAGGGGCAGTTGGAGTTCCGGGCAGAGACGCTCGATTTTTTTGCCTGCTTCCGGGATCGAAAATATGTGCCCGCCAAGGTGCGAGCCTTCGTCGACTTCTTGCTGGAGGCTCT